The Pseudomonas putida nucleotide sequence TTCAGGCCGCAGGAAGCTCTCGTAGCGGCTCGACACCGCCGCATCCATGATCGCGTCCGCCTGCGAAGCCAAGGTCATGCGCCGCCAGCGCGCCGAGCCCTCGCGCGGCAGCAGTGGCATGCCGACATGCTGCAGGTCGAGGTACTCGCAGATCACCCGGCTGTCCTGCAGCACGGTGCCGTCTTCCAGGCGCAGGGCCGGGATCTTGCCGATCGGGTTGTCTTGGTTGAGCTGCTCGTCGCCGCTCACCGGGCTGATGTTCACCGGCTGCAGGCTGACGCGCTGCAGCTGGCCGGTTTCGTGCAGCACCACCATGACCTTGCGTACGAACGGCGACAGCGGCGAGTGGAACAGGGTCATCGTGCTCATGGTTCAGTTGCCCTGCAGGCTCGGTGGCAGGCACACGCCAGTGCCGCCTATGCCGCAGTAGCCGTCCGGGTTCTTGGCCAGGTACTGCTGGTGGTAGGCCTCGGCGAAGTACACGGTCGGCGCCTGGTCGATCTCGGTGGTGATCTCGCCGAAGCCGGCCTTGCTCAGTTCGGCCTGGAAGGCGTCGCGGCTGGCCTTGGCCTGCTCCAGCTGCTCAGGGCTGGTGCAGTAGATGGCCGAACGGTACTGGGTGCCGACGTCGTTGCCCTGGCGCATGCCCTGGGTCGGGTTGTGCAGTTCCCAGAACATCGCCAGCAGTTCGCGGTAGCTGACCTTGTCCTTGTCGAACACCACCAGCACTACTTCGGTGTGGCCGGTCAGGCCCGAGCAGACTTCTTCGTAGGTCGGGTTCGGGGTGAAGCCACCGGCGTAGCCGACAACGGTGCTCACCACGCCTTCACGCTGCCAGAAGCGGCGCTCGGCGCCCCAGAAACAGCCCAGGCCGAAGATGGCGAAGTCGATGGCGCCTTCGAAGAACGGGCCAAGCAGTGGCGTGCCTTCGAACACGTAGTGGAATTCGGGCAGGGACATTGGCGCTTCGCGGCCAGGCAGGGCCTGCTCCGCAGTAGGCATGACGTTTTTGTTCACCAGGATTTCCGAACGCAGGACCATGGCCGTTCCTCTGTGTTAATTCAGTTGGATAGGTGTTGGGGCCATTCGCGGGACAAGCCCGCTCCTACAGGGATCGTGTAGGAGCGGGCTTGTCCCGCGAAAGGGCCCGAATGGGTTCTAGTGTGCCCGAGCTTGAGGCAGCTGTCAGGCCATTGGACCGCGCGGATAGCGCTTGAGTTTTTCTGCAAGCTCGCGGCCTGGGATCGGCCTGTCGAACAGGTAGCCCTGACCGACGTCGCAGCGGTGCCTACGCAGAAACGCCAGTTGTTCTGGTGTCTCGATGCCCTCGGCCACTACCTTGAGCTTGAGGTTGTGGGCCATGGCCACCACCGCCGAGGTGATTTCCATGTCGTCCTGGTTGTCGGGGATCTCGTTGATGAAGCTGCGGTCGATCTTGATGATGTCGATCGGAAACTTCTTCAGGTAGCTCAACGACGAATAACCGGTGCCGAAGTCATCCATGGCCAGGGTCAGGCCCAGGGCCTTGAGCTCGTCGAGCTGGCGATGGGTGTCTTCCGAGGCTTCCAGCAGCAGGCCTTCGGTCAGCTCCAGCTCGAGCAAGTGCGCTGGCAGGCCTTCTTCCTTGAGGATGGAGGCGATCGAGGCCACCAGGTCGGGGTCGGAGAACTGCTTGGGCGACAGGTTGATGGCCACGTGCAGGCAGCCCATGCCGGCTTCCTGCAGCTGCTGGCTCATGCGGCACGACTGGCGCACCACCCATTTGCCGATGGGGATAATCAGGCCGGTTTCCTCGGCCACGCTGATGAACTGGTCCGGGCGGATCATGCCGCGCTCGGGGTGGTTCCAGCGCAGCAAGGCCTCAAGGCCCAGCAGGCGGCCGCTGCGCAGGCACAGCTTGGGCTGGTAGAACACCTCCAGCTCGTTCTGGGTCAGGGCGCGGCGCAGGTTGTTCTCGACGAACAGCTTGTAGCTCGCTTCGGCGTTGAGCACTTCGGTGAACACCTGCACCTGGTGCTTGCCGTTGGCCTTGGCCTTGTGCAGGGCGAGGCCGGCGTTCTTCATCAGGGTGGTCGGGTCGCTGCCGTGCAGCGGCGCGCAGGCCAGGCCTACCGAGGCGGTGACGTTGATCAGCTGGTTGTCGACGAACATCGGCTTGTCGAGGGTGCGAAGCAACTGCAGGGCGACACCTTGGCCGTCCTCCAGGCTGGTGTCGTCGAGCAGCACGGCGAACTCGTTGCTGGCGAAACGGGCGAGCACGCCGTTGGCGCTCAGGCTGTTGCGCAGGCGCCGGGCCAGGCTGATCAGCAGCTTGTCGCCGGTCTGGTGGCCGAGGCTGTCGTTGATCCGCTTGAAGTTGTCGATGTCCACCAGCAGCAGGCAGATCGGGTTCTCGCTGTCGCGGGCGAAGCGCTCGTCGAGCTTGCGGATGAACGCCGGGCGATTGCCGAGGTTGGTCAGGTTGTCGGTGTAGGCCAGGCGCTCGATGCGCTGCTGGGCCAGCTTGGTCTGGGTGACGTCTTCGTAGATGCCGATGTAGTGGGTCAGCTCACGGTTGTCGCCGTACACCTTGGAGATCGACAGCTGGCCCCAGTAGGGTTCGAGGTTTTTGCGTCGGCTCTTGAATTCACCCTGCCAGCTGTTGCCCATGGCCAGGCTCGACGGCGAGTCGAACAGCAGCTCGCTGAGGTTCTCCAGGGCTGGCAGCTCGGCCAGGTGGTGGCCCTGGACCTCCTCGGTGCTGTACTGGGTGATCGCCGTGAAGCTTGGGTTGACGTACTCCACCACGCCATCGCGGTTGACCAGCAGGAAGGCACTGGCACTCTGTTCCACGGCCCGCTGGAACAGGTGCAGGGCGCTGGCGGCGGTGCGCCGGTTGTGGTTGGTGATGACCTGGGCGAACTGGTCGGCCAGCTCACCGGCAAAAGCGATTTCATCGGACTGCCAGGCCCGCGGCTGGCCGGTCTGCTCCAGGCACAACACGCCGACCACCTGGCCATCGACGCGAATGCTGGCGTCGAGCATGGCGTTGTTGTCGGCATACAGGCTCTGGGCCAACTCACGGGTCCGAGGGTCGTGGTTGGCGTTGTGGGCGTCGATGGCGCGGCTGGCGTGCAGGGCTTCCAGGTAGTCGGGGAAGCGGCTGGCATCGATCGGCTCGGGCAGGCGGTGCACTTGCTCGTTGCGCAGCCAGGCACTGATCGGCTCCAGGCGCTGGTCGTCCAGGTGCCAGATGCTGGCGCTGTCGACCTTGTAGATTTCGCAGGCGCTGCGGGTGATCAGCTGGGCGGCCTCGAGCAGTGAATTTTCGGCGCTGTAACGCTGGCGGGCAAGGCGCAGGATGAGGTCTTGCTGGGCGCGCACGCGCTCCAGGTGCTCAAGTTGCTCCTGCTGGGCACGCTGGTTGATCTGCAGGGCCAGTTGCAGGCGGTTGTTGCGCGATTCCAGGTCGTTGGTGTCGAGGTCGCTGTCGTCTTCGTCATCGAGCACCGTCAGGAAGCCGCGCAGCAGCTGGCGGTTGTGCTGCTTGAACGCTTCGCCGGCTTCCAGCAGGCGCAGCGCACGGGCCTGGGTATGCAGGGTATAGCGCACGCGGTAGTAGCCACGGTTGCTCAGTTGCAGCTGGATCTCATCGTGCAGCCGATAGCGTGCTTCGGGTTCCATCAGGCTGGCGTAGGGCGAATCGATGAGTGCGCACAGCTCGGAGGCGGGCAGGCCGAACTGGCGGTCGCAGGCCGGGTCCAGGTAGAGCATCGCCCAGTTGGCTTCGTTCAGCCTTTCGAAACGCAGCATGCCGAGCCGCGAGGGCACGGGGAGCTGCGTGACGACCTCGGCCGCCACACGGCTGGCGGCATCGGGTTGGCTTTTCATCGAAGACTCGCTTGAAGGGGGACGCGGCCTGGGCGGCGGCGCATCTGGCAAGGTTGCATCATGTCCCTGAGGCTGGCAAGCGGCCATGAGGGCTGTCATGTATATGTTTTCGGCCGGCGGGCTGAAATCCTTAGTTTGGCTTGAGGATTTGGGGGCTGGCAGGCAAAAAAAAGCCCCGCCATCTGGCGGGGTTGAGGTACGAGCGTGGCAGCTCGAAAAGGGTACCTGCCTCCCCGAGGAGAGGCAGGCGGGCTGCGTGTTACAGCAGCATGGTGCGGATATCGCCCAGCACGTCGCCCAGGCGCTTGGTGAAGCGCGCGGCGGCAGCGCCGTTGATCACACGGTGATCGTAGGACAGCGACAGCGGCAGCATCAGCTTCGGCTGGAAGGCCTTGCCATCCCAGACTGGCTGCATGGTCGCCTTGGAGACGCCCAGGATCGCCACTTCCGGCGCGTTGACGATCGGCGTGAAGCCGGTGCCGCCAATGTGGCCGAGGCTGGAGATGGTGAAGCAGGCACCTTGCATGTCGTCAGCCGACAGCTTTTTGGTGCGCGCCTTCTCGGCCAGTGCAGCGGCTTCGGCAGCCAGTTGCAGCAGGCTCTTCTGGTCGACGTTCTTGATCACAGGGACCAACAGGCCGTCCGGGGTGTCCACGGCGAAGCCGATGTGCACGTACTTCTTGCGGATGATGGCCTTGCCGCTTGGCGCCAGCGAGCTGTTGAAGTCCGGCAGTTCCTTGAGCAGGAAGGCGCAGGCCTTGAGCAGCAGTGGCAGCACGGTCAGCTTGACGCCAGCCTTCTCGGCCACGGCCTTCTGCGCAACGCGGAAGGCTTCCAGCTCGGTGATGTCGGCGGAGTCGAACTGGGTCACGTGCGGCACGTTCAGCCAGCTGCGATGCAGGTTGGTGGCACCGACCTGCATCAGGCGGGTCAGGGCGACTTCTTCTACTTCACCGAACTTGCTGAAGTCCACGGCCGGGATCGGCGGGATGCCAGCGCCACCGGTTGCGCCAGCGGCGGCTGGAGCTTCCTTGGCCTTCTGCATCATCGCCTTGACGTAGACCTGCACGTCTTCTTTCAGAATGCGACCGTGCGGACCGGTGGCGGCAACTGCGCCCAGGTCGACACCGAATTCACGGGCCAGCTGGCGAACTGCGGGGCCTGCGTGAACCTTGGCGTTGCTGCCGGCAGCCGGTGCGGTAGCGACCGGCGCTGGAGCTACGGCCGGAGCAGCTGCTGGAGCGGCAGCGGCAGGCGCGGCAGCCGGGGCAGGTGCAGCAGCGGCTGGAGCCGGGGCAGCAGCTGGCCCTGCGCCAGCAACCTTGAGCTTGAAGATCAGGTCGCCAGTGCCGACTTCGTCTTCCAGCTTGCACAGGACTTCTTCGACCACGCCGGCAGCCGGCGACGGGATTTCCATGGAGGCCTTGTCGGACTCCAGGGTAATCAGCGACTGGTCGGCTTCGACGGTGTCGCCGACCTTGACCAGGACTTCGATGATCTTGGCCTTGCCCGACGAACCGATGTCCGGCACGTGGATGTCCTGCACGCTGGCGGCAGCCGGGGCTGAGGCCGGAGCAGGGGCGGCTTCGGCGGCTGGAGCCGGCGCAGCTGCCTGGGCTGGAGCAGCTGCGGCAGCCGGAGCCTCAGGGGCCGCAGCAGCGGCGCCCTCGGCTTCCAGGACCAGCAGCTCGTCGCCTTCTTTCAGGCGGTCGCCCAGCTTGACCTTCAGTTCCTTGATCACACCGGCCTTTGGCGCCGGGATTTCCATGGAGGCCTTGTCGGACTCCAGGGTCAGCAGGCTCTGGTCAGCCTCGATACGATCACCGACCTTGACGAACAGCTCGATGATTTCACCTTCACCGCTGCCGATGTCAGGTACGCGAATGAGTTCGCTCACTTAAAAATACTCCTCAGCAGTCCAGTGGGTTGCGCTTGTCCGGGTCGATGCCGAACTTGACGATGGCGTCAGCCACAACCTTGGGTTCGATCTCGCCGCGGTCAGCCAAGGCTTCCAGGGCAGCCAGCACCACGAAGTGGCGGTCGACTTCGAAGAAGTGACGCAGCTTCTTGCGGCTGTCGCTGCGACCGTAACCGTCGGTACCCAGGACCTTGAACTCT carries:
- a CDS encoding glutathione S-transferase encodes the protein MSTMTLFHSPLSPFVRKVMVVLHETGQLQRVSLQPVNISPVSGDEQLNQDNPIGKIPALRLEDGTVLQDSRVICEYLDLQHVGMPLLPREGSARWRRMTLASQADAIMDAAVSSRYESFLRPEEKRWEGWLEAQGEKMRRSLANLEQEHLAELASGFDLAAIGVACALGYLDLRQPEFGWRERQPGLAAWYADVAKRPSMVATAPVA
- the msrA gene encoding peptide-methionine (S)-S-oxide reductase MsrA encodes the protein MVLRSEILVNKNVMPTAEQALPGREAPMSLPEFHYVFEGTPLLGPFFEGAIDFAIFGLGCFWGAERRFWQREGVVSTVVGYAGGFTPNPTYEEVCSGLTGHTEVVLVVFDKDKVSYRELLAMFWELHNPTQGMRQGNDVGTQYRSAIYCTSPEQLEQAKASRDAFQAELSKAGFGEITTEIDQAPTVYFAEAYHQQYLAKNPDGYCGIGGTGVCLPPSLQGN
- a CDS encoding putative bifunctional diguanylate cyclase/phosphodiesterase — translated: MKSQPDAASRVAAEVVTQLPVPSRLGMLRFERLNEANWAMLYLDPACDRQFGLPASELCALIDSPYASLMEPEARYRLHDEIQLQLSNRGYYRVRYTLHTQARALRLLEAGEAFKQHNRQLLRGFLTVLDDEDDSDLDTNDLESRNNRLQLALQINQRAQQEQLEHLERVRAQQDLILRLARQRYSAENSLLEAAQLITRSACEIYKVDSASIWHLDDQRLEPISAWLRNEQVHRLPEPIDASRFPDYLEALHASRAIDAHNANHDPRTRELAQSLYADNNAMLDASIRVDGQVVGVLCLEQTGQPRAWQSDEIAFAGELADQFAQVITNHNRRTAASALHLFQRAVEQSASAFLLVNRDGVVEYVNPSFTAITQYSTEEVQGHHLAELPALENLSELLFDSPSSLAMGNSWQGEFKSRRKNLEPYWGQLSISKVYGDNRELTHYIGIYEDVTQTKLAQQRIERLAYTDNLTNLGNRPAFIRKLDERFARDSENPICLLLVDIDNFKRINDSLGHQTGDKLLISLARRLRNSLSANGVLARFASNEFAVLLDDTSLEDGQGVALQLLRTLDKPMFVDNQLINVTASVGLACAPLHGSDPTTLMKNAGLALHKAKANGKHQVQVFTEVLNAEASYKLFVENNLRRALTQNELEVFYQPKLCLRSGRLLGLEALLRWNHPERGMIRPDQFISVAEETGLIIPIGKWVVRQSCRMSQQLQEAGMGCLHVAINLSPKQFSDPDLVASIASILKEEGLPAHLLELELTEGLLLEASEDTHRQLDELKALGLTLAMDDFGTGYSSLSYLKKFPIDIIKIDRSFINEIPDNQDDMEITSAVVAMAHNLKLKVVAEGIETPEQLAFLRRHRCDVGQGYLFDRPIPGRELAEKLKRYPRGPMA
- the aceF gene encoding dihydrolipoyllysine-residue acetyltransferase, coding for MSELIRVPDIGSGEGEIIELFVKVGDRIEADQSLLTLESDKASMEIPAPKAGVIKELKVKLGDRLKEGDELLVLEAEGAAAAAPEAPAAAAAPAQAAAPAPAAEAAPAPASAPAAASVQDIHVPDIGSSGKAKIIEVLVKVGDTVEADQSLITLESDKASMEIPSPAAGVVEEVLCKLEDEVGTGDLIFKLKVAGAGPAAAPAPAAAAPAPAAAPAAAAPAAAPAVAPAPVATAPAAGSNAKVHAGPAVRQLAREFGVDLGAVAATGPHGRILKEDVQVYVKAMMQKAKEAPAAAGATGGAGIPPIPAVDFSKFGEVEEVALTRLMQVGATNLHRSWLNVPHVTQFDSADITELEAFRVAQKAVAEKAGVKLTVLPLLLKACAFLLKELPDFNSSLAPSGKAIIRKKYVHIGFAVDTPDGLLVPVIKNVDQKSLLQLAAEAAALAEKARTKKLSADDMQGACFTISSLGHIGGTGFTPIVNAPEVAILGVSKATMQPVWDGKAFQPKLMLPLSLSYDHRVINGAAAARFTKRLGDVLGDIRTMLL